One window of the Nocardia terpenica genome contains the following:
- a CDS encoding amino acid ABC transporter permease, which yields MSTLAAVEPADTPAASAADDDALPVARTWHPWRWLAAAIALVLVGQFVHGLVTNPGWDWPTFARYFTAASVLSALKITVELTFWGTLFGFLLGIWLAVARLSKIPVLQVISWAYVWAFRSIPLIVQLLFWFNIAYLYKRLSLGIPFGPAFLTFDVNGVISGFTAAVIGLALHQAAYSAEIIRAGIISVDPGQLEAAKSLGLPWRRQFFTIVAPQAMRGILPNAANEVISLFKGTSIVSVMAIAELFYQVQVIFGRNGRVVPLLMVATVWYIVLTSVLTVAQYYIERHFAKGGSRELPPTPLQRVRGKIAEITGERG from the coding sequence ATGAGTACTCTGGCCGCAGTCGAGCCCGCCGATACCCCCGCGGCGTCGGCGGCCGACGACGATGCGCTGCCCGTCGCCCGAACCTGGCACCCCTGGCGCTGGCTCGCCGCGGCGATCGCGCTGGTGCTGGTGGGCCAGTTCGTCCACGGACTGGTCACCAATCCGGGCTGGGACTGGCCGACGTTCGCCCGCTACTTCACCGCCGCCTCGGTGCTGTCGGCACTGAAGATCACGGTGGAGCTGACCTTCTGGGGCACGCTGTTCGGGTTCCTGCTCGGCATCTGGCTCGCCGTCGCGCGATTGTCGAAAATTCCGGTGCTGCAAGTGATCTCGTGGGCCTACGTGTGGGCCTTCCGGTCGATTCCGCTGATCGTGCAGCTGCTGTTCTGGTTCAATATCGCCTACCTGTACAAGCGGCTGTCGCTCGGAATCCCGTTCGGCCCCGCCTTTCTCACCTTCGACGTGAACGGGGTGATCAGCGGGTTCACCGCCGCGGTCATCGGTCTGGCGCTGCATCAGGCGGCGTATTCGGCCGAGATCATCCGGGCCGGGATCATCTCGGTGGATCCGGGGCAGCTGGAGGCGGCCAAGTCGCTGGGGCTGCCGTGGCGGCGGCAGTTCTTCACCATCGTGGCGCCGCAGGCGATGCGGGGCATCCTGCCCAATGCCGCCAACGAGGTGATCAGCCTGTTCAAGGGCACCTCCATCGTGTCGGTGATGGCCATCGCCGAGCTGTTCTACCAGGTGCAGGTGATCTTCGGCCGCAACGGCCGGGTGGTGCCGCTGCTGATGGTGGCGACGGTCTGGTACATCGTGCTGACCTCGGTGCTGACCGTCGCCCAGTACTACATCGAACGGCACTTCGCCAAGGGCGGCTCCCGGGAGCTGCCGCCGACGCCGCTGCAGCGGGTGCGGGGCAAGATCGCCGAGATCACGGGGGAGCGCGGAT